A part of Sebastes fasciatus isolate fSebFas1 chromosome 10, fSebFas1.pri, whole genome shotgun sequence genomic DNA contains:
- the p2rx3a gene encoding P2X purinoceptor 3a, with amino-acid sequence MGSVVGGCVTDFFTYETTKSVVVKSWSVGIINRIVQLLIISYFVGWVFIHEKAYQVTDTGIESSVMTKVKGIGSHNGQVMDVADYVSPQQGSGIFCIMTKIIITENQYQDKCKEHGDRFECTTDEDCKKHLRSILSNGDITGVCIPAPNGTGRCESKGWCPAEDDTVKIEPMLAVEDFTIFIKNSVRFPLFDVTRGNFPSTMNSSEIKSCTYHPETHPFCPIFRVGDVLNHTGQNVTQLAKQGGEIGINIEWKCNLDLDIEYCVPKYSFTRLDAPFEKNAVSKGYNFRFAKYFKTENGTEFRTLHKAYAIRFDVMVTGNAGKFGTIPTLINLVAAFTSVGLGTVLCDIILLNFLKGRHQYKAKKFEEVTEAQIEESRAQSPGSQLSLKPGIKSSYDSGAISLSASEQQI; translated from the exons ATGGGCTCCGTGGTGGGGGGCTGCGTCACTGACTTCTTCACCTACGAGACCACCAAATCTGTGGTGGTCAAGAGCTGGTCGGTGGGCATCATCAACCGGATTGTACAGCTGCTCATCATCTCATATTTTGTTGG CTGGGTCTTCATCCATGAGAAAGCTTATCAGGTGACCGACACCGGCATCGAGTCCTCTGTAATGACCAAAGTAAAAGGCATAGGTTCCCATAACGGCCAGGTGATGGATGTGGCCGACTATGTCTCCCcacaacag GGTTCAGGTATCTTCTGCATCATGACCAAAATCATCATCACAGAAAATCAGTATCAAGATAAATGTAAAGAG catGGGGATCGTTTTGAATGTACCACAGATGAAGACTGCAAAAAGCATTTACGCAGCATCCTTTCCAACG GGGATATAACTGGTGTTTGCATTCCAGCCCCCAATGGCACGGGTCGGTGTGAGAGTAAAGGATGGTGTCCAGCCGAGGACGACACCGTTAAGAT CGAACCGATGCTAGCTGTCGAAGACTTCACCATCTTCATCAAAAACAGTGTTCGTTTTCCACTCTTCGATGTCACCAG AGGGAACTTTCCCTCCACAATGAACTCCTCAGAGATCAAGAGCTGTACCTACCATCCGGAGACGCACCCCTTCTGCCCCATCTTCCGTGTGGGGGACGTGCTGAACCACACCGGGCAGAACGTGACTCAACTGGCAAAACAG GGTGGAGAAATAGGAATAAACATAGAGTGGAAGTGTAACCTGGACCTGGACATTGAATACTGTGTACCCAAGTACTCATTCACGCGACTGGACGCACCGTTTGAAAAGAACGCCGTCTCCAAAGGCTACAACTTCAG ATTTGCCAAATATTTCAAGACAGAGAATGGGACTGAATTTCGGACACTTCACAAAGCGTATGCAATCCGCTTTGATGTAATGGTCACTGGCAAT GCAGGAAAGTTTGGCACAATCCCAACACTGATCAACCTGGTAGCTGCCTTCACCTCTGTTGGACTG GGTACGGTCCTCTGTgacattatcttactgaactTCTTGAAAGGGAGACATCAGTACAAAGCCAAGAAGTTTGAAGAG GTGACGGAGGCTCAGATAGAAGAATCCCGCGCTCAGAGCCCAGGCAGCCAGCTGTCGCTCAAACCAGGTATCAAGAGCTCCTACGACTCTGGAGCCAtttccctctctgcctctgaGCAACAGATCTGA
- the ssrp1a gene encoding FACT complex subunit SSRP1a has product MGDTLEFSDIYQEVKGSWNDGRLRFSKQTVVYKSSKTGKVDSIQAGELNLAQWRRVCLGHGIKLGTNSGHVYKYDGFRDTDQEKIAEFFKANYKVELTEKDMCVKGWNWGTAKFSGPLLSFEVNDNTAFEVPLSNVSQCATGKNEVTLEFHQNDDTEVSLMEVRFYVPPSQADERQDPVEAFAENVLSKADVIQATGDAVCIFKELQCLTPRGRYDIRIYPTFLHLHGKTFDYKIPYTTVLRLFLLPHKDQRQMFFVISLDPPIKQGQTRYHFLILLFSKEEDLSLTLNMSEEDVERRFEGKLSKNMSGSLYEMVSRVMKALVNRKITVPGNFQGHSGAQCITCSYKASSGLLYPLERGFIYVHKPPVHLRFEEISNVNFARGTTTTRSFDFEIETKQGNQYTFSSIEREEYGKLFDFVNAKKLNIKNRGFKEGMKGKIDEYSDSDEDQHDAYLERMKAEGKIREEGNDSEESDGESDESFNPGEEDEDIAEEYDSNASASDSSEDGEGSDNDSAKKKKPKKAKVVKEKKERKPRREKKQRDAGAPKRPMSAYMLWLNASRERIKSENPGISITEISKKAGEMWRQIGKEEKEEWDIKAVEAKKQYDKAKKEYKESGGAAAAAAAAAASAGGVATSSPKKESKKSGGKKEDKKRKSAGGDKDKERGGGGGNDSFKSREFIETSEDSDSDSDHKSKSKRKKKKESEEEEEEAASTPASSEEDSD; this is encoded by the exons ATGGGAGACACACTGGAGTTCAGCGACATTTACCAGGAGGTGAAAGGCTCCTGG AATGACGGGCGGCTGCGTTTTAGCAAGCAAACTGTTGTTTATAAGAGCAGCAAGACGGGGAAAGTGGACAGCATCCAGGCTGGCGAGCTCAACCTGGCCCAGTGGAGACGAGTGTGTTTAGGTCACGGCATCAAGCTGGGCACCAACTCAGGACATGTCTACAAATACGACGGCTTCAGGGACACG GACCAGGAGAAGATCGCTGAGTTTTTCAAGGCCAACTACAAGGTGGAGCTGACGGAGAAGGACATGTGTGTGAAGGGATGGAACTGGGGAACAGCCAAGTTCTCAG GGCCGCTGTTGTCATTTGAAGTAAATGACAACACAGCGTTCGAGGTGCCGCTGTCCAACGTGTCCCAGTGCGCCACGGGGAAGAACGAAGTCACTCTGGAGTTTCACCAGAACGATGACACCGAGGTCTCCCTCATGGAGGTCCGATTCTACGTCCCGCCCAGCCAGGCTGATGAACGACAGGACCCTGTGGAG gCGTTTGCCGAGAATGTGCTGTCTAAGGCCGATGTGATCCAGGCCACAGGAGACGCCGTGTGTATCTTCAAAGAGCTGCAGTGTCTTACACCCAGAGGAAG ATACGACATTCGTATCTACCCGACTTTCCTTCACCTCCATGGTAAGACCTTCGACTACAAGATTCCCTACACTACCGTCCTCCGTCTATTCCTGCTGCCACACAAGGATCAGAGGCAGATGTTCTTTGTG ATCAGTCTGGATCCTCCCATCAAGCAGGGTCAGACGCGTTATCACTTTCTCATCCTGCTCTTCTCCAAGGAGGAGGACCTCAGCCTCACCCTCAACATGAGCGA GGAGGACGTGGAGCGCCGTTTTGAGGGCAAACTCAGTAAAAACATGTCAGGGTCTCTGTATGAGATGGTCAGCAGGGTGATGAAGGCCCTGGTCAACCGCAAGATCACCGTGCCCGGAAACTTCCAGGG TCACTCTGGAGCTCAGTGCATTACCTGCTCCTACAAGGCGTCGTCAGGCCTCCTCTATCCTCTAGAGAGGGGCTTCATCTATGTCCACAAGCCTCCCGTGCACCTGCGCTTCGAGGAGATCTCCAACGTCAACTTCGCCCGAGGCACCACCACGACGCGATCCTTCGACTTTGAGATTGAGACCAAACAGGGAAATCAGTACACCTTCAGCAGCATTGAGAG AGAAGAGTACGGCAAACTGTTTGACTTCGTTAACGCCAAGAAGCTCAACATCAAGAACAGAGGCTTCAAAGAG GGCATGAAGGGTAAGATTGACGAGTACAGTGACTCAGACGAAGACCAGCACGACGCATATCTGGAGAGGATGAAGGCAGAGGGCAAGATCAGAGAGGAGGGCAACGACAGCGAAGAATCAGACGGCGAAAGCG ATGAGTCGTTTAACCCcggagaagaagatgaagacatCGCAGAAGA GTACGACAGCAATGCCTCAGCGAGCGACAGCAGCGAAGACGGGGAAGGTAGCGACAATGACAgcgcgaagaagaagaagcccaAGAAAGCCAAAGTGGTgaaggagaaaaaagagagaaaaccacGCAGAGAG AAGAAGCAGAGAGATGCTGGCGCCCCCAAGAGGCCGATGAGTGCCTACATGCTGTGGCTCAACGCCAGCCGCGAGCGAATCAAGTCGGAGAACCCGGGAATCTCCATCACAGAGATTTCCAAGAAGGCCGGAGAGATGTGGAGACAAATTGgcaaagaggagaaggag GAGTGGGACATAAAGGCAGTAGAGGCAAAGAAGCAGTATGACAAAGCAAAGAAAGAGTACAAAGAGAGCGGTGGCGCtgccgctgccgccgccgccgccgccgccagcGCCGGCGGAGTAGCGACCTCCAGTCCCAAGAA AGAGAGCAAAAAATCTGGAGGTAAGAAGGAGGACAAGAAGAGGAAGTCGGCCGGGGGAGATAAGGACAAGGagcggggaggaggaggaggcaacgACAGCTTCAAGAGTCGAGAGTTCATCGAGACCAGCGAGGACTCTGACTCAGACTCTGACCACAAGAGCAAGtccaagaggaagaagaagaag gagtcagaggaagaggaggaagaggctgcGTCCACACCTGCCAGCTCGGAGGAAGACTCCGACTAA